A region from the Acidimicrobiales bacterium genome encodes:
- the mftE gene encoding mycofactocin biosynthesis peptidyl-dipeptidase MftE, whose product MTSSHLAGLTWPDVEALEPAPLLLVPLGSTEQHGPHLPLDTDTRIAAVVAERVARARPGVVVAPALPVGSSGEHAGFPGTLSIGRAALELVVVELCRSADHFRGVVVVCGHGGNAEPLARAVATLRAEGRSVRAWHASVPGGDHHAGRTETSIMLAVDPAAVRLDRAEAGITAPLADVIDDLRRGGVISVAANGVLGDPAGATAEEGARLLDGLVADLGGVVDGFAHP is encoded by the coding sequence GCCGGGCTGACGTGGCCCGACGTCGAGGCGCTCGAACCGGCCCCTCTGCTGCTGGTGCCCCTCGGCAGCACCGAGCAGCACGGCCCGCACCTCCCCCTCGACACCGACACCCGCATCGCCGCGGTCGTCGCCGAGCGCGTCGCCCGCGCCCGCCCCGGGGTGGTGGTGGCGCCGGCGCTGCCCGTGGGATCGAGCGGCGAGCACGCCGGCTTCCCGGGCACCCTCTCCATCGGCCGGGCGGCGCTCGAGCTGGTCGTCGTCGAGCTGTGCCGGTCGGCCGACCACTTCCGCGGTGTGGTCGTCGTCTGCGGGCACGGCGGCAACGCCGAGCCGCTGGCCCGGGCGGTCGCCACCCTCCGCGCCGAGGGCCGGTCCGTGCGGGCCTGGCACGCGTCCGTGCCCGGGGGTGACCACCACGCCGGCCGCACCGAGACGTCGATCATGCTGGCCGTCGACCCCGCGGCGGTGCGCCTCGACCGGGCCGAGGCGGGGATCACCGCGCCACTGGCCGACGTCATCGACGACCTCCGCCGGGGCGGAGTGATCTCGGTGGCCGCCAACGGCGTCCTCGGCGACCCCGCCGGGGCCACCGCCGAAGAAGGAGCCCGACTGCTCGACGGCCTCGTGGCCGACCTCGGCGGCGTGGTCGACGGGTTCGCACACCCGTGA